In the genome of Populus trichocarpa isolate Nisqually-1 chromosome 6, P.trichocarpa_v4.1, whole genome shotgun sequence, one region contains:
- the LOC7491996 gene encoding 40S ribosomal protein S3-3 isoform X1 has translation MATQISKKRKFVADGVFYAELNEVLTRELAEDGYSGVEVRVTPMRTEIIIRATRTQNVLGEKGRRIRELTSVVQKRFKFPENGVELYAEKVNNRGLCAIAQAESLRYKLLGGLAVRRACYGVLRFVMESGAKGCEVIVSGKLRAQRAKSMKFKDGYMISSGQPVKEYIDAAVRHVLLRQGVLGIKVKIMLDWDPKGKVGPMTPLPDLVTIHPPKEEEEYVAPPVMTTNIEIPVALA, from the exons ATGGCTACCCAAATCAGTAAGAAGCGCAAA tttgttGCGGATGGAGTTTTCTACGCAGAGCTGAATGAGGTATTGACCAGAGAATTGGCTGAGGATGGATACTCTGGTGTTGAAGTTAGGGTTACTCCGATGCGCACTGAGATCATCATCAGGGCTACTCGTACTCAAAATGTTCTTg GTGAGAAGGGAAGGAGGATCAGGGAGCTGACTTCTGTTGTTCAGAAACGTTTTAAGTTTCCTGAGAATGGTGTGGAGCTCTATGCTGAGAAAGTTAACAACAGGGGTCTCTGTGCCATTGCTCAGGCTGAGTCTCTTCGTTACAAGCTTCTTGGAGGCCTTGCTGTTCGCAG GGCTTGCTATGGTGTCCTGAGATTTGTAATGGAGAGTGGGGCAAAAGGATGTGAG GTTATTGTGAGTGGAAAGCTTAGGGCACAGCGTGCCAAATCCATGAAATTTAAGGATGGGTACATGATATCCTCTGGCCAACCTGTTAAAGAATATATTGATGCAGCTGTTAGGCATGTTCTTCTTAGACAG GGAGTGCTTGGTATCAAGGTCAAGATCATGCTTGACTGGGATCCTAAGGGCAAGGTGGGGCCAATGACTCCACTACCTGATCTGGTCACCATCCATCCTcccaaggaagaagaagagtatGTTGCTCCACCAGTGATGACAACCAATATCGAGATTCCAGTAGCATTAGCATAA
- the LOC7491996 gene encoding 40S ribosomal protein S3-1 isoform X2 produces MATQISKKRKFVADGVFYAELNEVLTRELAEDGYSGVEVRVTPMRTEIIIRATRTQNVLGEKGRRIRELTSVVQKRFKFPENGVELYAEKVNNRGLCAIAQAESLRYKLLGGLAVRRACYGVLRFVMESGAKGCEVIVSGKLRAQRAKSMKFKDGYMISSGQPVKEYIDAAVRHVLLRQVRSAWYQGQDHA; encoded by the exons ATGGCTACCCAAATCAGTAAGAAGCGCAAA tttgttGCGGATGGAGTTTTCTACGCAGAGCTGAATGAGGTATTGACCAGAGAATTGGCTGAGGATGGATACTCTGGTGTTGAAGTTAGGGTTACTCCGATGCGCACTGAGATCATCATCAGGGCTACTCGTACTCAAAATGTTCTTg GTGAGAAGGGAAGGAGGATCAGGGAGCTGACTTCTGTTGTTCAGAAACGTTTTAAGTTTCCTGAGAATGGTGTGGAGCTCTATGCTGAGAAAGTTAACAACAGGGGTCTCTGTGCCATTGCTCAGGCTGAGTCTCTTCGTTACAAGCTTCTTGGAGGCCTTGCTGTTCGCAG GGCTTGCTATGGTGTCCTGAGATTTGTAATGGAGAGTGGGGCAAAAGGATGTGAG GTTATTGTGAGTGGAAAGCTTAGGGCACAGCGTGCCAAATCCATGAAATTTAAGGATGGGTACATGATATCCTCTGGCCAACCTGTTAAAGAATATATTGATGCAGCTGTTAGGCATGTTCTTCTTAGACAGGTCA GGAGTGCTTGGTATCAAGGTCAAGATCATGCTTGA